From Daphnia pulicaria isolate SC F1-1A chromosome 4, SC_F0-13Bv2, whole genome shotgun sequence, one genomic window encodes:
- the LOC124338355 gene encoding uncharacterized protein LOC124338355 — MDTTFWKFFLILVIFIVCYRNFGDSFPKVLTITSAVFSCLIVAIQLSSPAKNPNRGNFMYRMLIKAAAFFGPPPRPKSNWEIAEDLLVTAVKILACLTTLHKCAIAFSDK; from the exons ATGGATACAACATTttggaagttttttttaattctagtCATTTTTATCGTTTGCTATCGTAATTTTGGCGATAGTTTTCCAAAAGTATTAACCATAACTTCG GCGGTTTTCAGTTGTCTTATTGTGGCAATCCAATTGTCTTCTCCCGCTAAAAATCCAAATCGTGGGAATTTTATGTACAGAATGTTGATCAAAGCGGCAGCCTTTTTTGGTCCCCCGCCTCGACCGAAATCCAATTGGGAAATCGCCGAG GACCTGCTTGTCACCGCGGTGAAAATCCTTGCGTGTCTTACTACTCTACACAAATGTGCTATCGCATTTTCGGACAAGTGA
- the LOC124338268 gene encoding cell wall integrity and stress response component 3-like: MERNIFLLSVSVVLLLLNNLTLAGEYCQDEHKDCDNSAGGIKPRNSQQLSDLNTDFEVGSPNFWTDDSPSQTGVRWKIEDINSSWELNNPAPQPPAGRNYIRVDRGATLSFGIAVLRSPTFPIPPSSYNDISISFDFWIRSKWPQFTNLELYLNENGNERLLVSLWNYSDINNRNWVTYPVSFSQLDSGSEFSLAFYAYCGTDVVDAVAIDNIRWIDASPTTTSSTVTQSTTQERTTVSTITTTASTFSSTTETTTVKTTTTSTELPTTMDVSTFPPTTEGPTTIDETTEPSTESPTTPKAVCGGSYIATEESTSISSPNYPNFYSSKEVCIYIITTPDPPIGKIRLEIVDFQMEAQHDWLYVYDGMPNESPQLFSATGYPGFEAPDNNLTASLPCYVNSSGPIISIVHDSDYSPQGSLKGWLINFVEFVD, translated from the exons atggaaagaaacatTTTCCTGCTGTCAGTCAGTGTTGTGTTGCTTTTATTAAACAACCTGACACTTGCCGGTGAATATTGTCAGGATGAGCACAAGGATTGCGACAACAGCGCCGGCGGAATAAAACCAAGAAATTCGCAACAACTTTCCGATCTAAACACCGATTTCGAAGTTGGGTCGCCAAATTTCTGGACTGACGACTCCCCATCGCAGACCGGAGTTCGATGGAAGATTGAGGACATTAACTCGTCATGGGAACTAAACAACCCGGCACCCCAACCTCCGGCCGGAAGAAATTACATACGTGTTGATCGTGGCGCCACTTTGTCGTTCGGCATCGCAGTTTTGCGCAGTCCAACATTTCCAATTCCTCCTTCCAGCTACAATGACATTTCCATATCTTTTGACTTTTGGATCCGATCCAAATGGCCCCAGTTCACTAATCTCGAG TTGTATCTAAATGAAAACGGAAACGAGAGGCTGCTTGTCAGTTTATGGAACTATTCCGACATCAACAATCGAAATTGGGTTACGTATCCTGTCAGTTTCTCTCAACTCGACAGTGGATCTGAATTCTCG TTGGCATTTTACGCGTATTGCGGCAcggacgttgtggatgctgtCGCCATCGACAACATCCGCTGGATCGATGcatcgccaacgacaaccAGCAGCACCGTGACGCAATCGACAACACAAGAACGAACAACTGTCTCGACAATAACGACGACTGCTTCAACGTTTTCATCGACAACAGAAACTACAACtgttaaaacaacaacaacttcgaCAGAATTACCGACAACGATGGATGTGTCAACCTTTCCACCGACAACAGAAGGACCAACTACAATTGATGAAACAACAGAACCTTCGACAGAATCACCGACAACGCCGAAAGCAG tatGCGGAGGCTCCTACATAGCCACAGAGGAAAGCACATCTATCTCGTCACCAAACTATCCAAACTTTTACTCTTCTAAAGAAGTCTGCATATACATCATCACCACTCCCGACCCGCCAATTGGGAAAATCAGATTAGAAATTGTTGATTTTCAAATGGAGGCTCAACACGACTGGCTATAT GTATACGATGGAATGCCAAATGAATCGCCTCAATTGTTTTCAGCCACTGGTTACCCTGGTTTCGAGGCGCCTGACAATAATCTTACAGCTTCTCTTCCGTGTTACGTAAATTCCAGCGGTCCCATAATCTCAATTGTACACGATTCCGATTATTCACCGCAAGGCTCACTGAAGGGATGGTTAATAAATTTCGTAGAATTTGTTGATTAG
- the LOC124337766 gene encoding keratin-associated protein 16-1-like, whose product MARTSVLCQLLLVSCCISLVVVNAMPMPSSYDSSESSKERNLESSMEAGGCPTGGCQPVGCPTGGCQPTGCPTGGCQPTGCPTGGCSGNEERNLEIETSQEAVQVEERVSVSVEEIEIEFESEDPATGCIDASCRNKGAARRPVPCTGPTCTPVAPRVPAPCTGPTCTPVAPRVPAPCTGPTCTPVAPRVPAPCTGPTCTPVAPRVPAPCTGPTCTPVAPRVPAPCTGPSCTPVAPPSPAPCTSPSCTEAPVVAKPPRRRTTAPPVAPAEPAAPCPTCKTTTTTTTTTCTTNCAPTTCTTPGCATA is encoded by the exons ATGGCGAGAACAAGTGTGCTGTGCCAG CTATTGCTCGTGTCGTGCTGCATAAGTCTAGTGGTCGTCAACGCCATGCCGATGCCATCAAGTTACGACAGCAGCGAAAGCTCCAAAGAACGAAACCTAGAAAGTTCCATGGAAGCTGGAGGATGTCCAACTGGAGGATGTCAACCCGTAGGATGTCCAACTGGAGGATGCCAACCCACAGGATGTCCAACTGGAGGATGCCAACCCACAGGATGTCCGACCGGAGGATGCTCAGGAAATGAGGAACGAAACCTAGAGATCGAGACTTCCCAGGAAGCCGTACAAGTGGAAGAGAGAGTCAGTGTATCTgtagaagaaattgaaattgaatttgaatctgAAGATCCAGCAACCGGCTGTATCGATGCATCCTGTAGAAATAAAGGCGCCGCCAGAAGACCAGTACCTTGCACAGGTCCAACCTGTACACCCGTCGCTCCACGAGTCCCAGCACCTTGCACAGGTCCAACCTGTACACCCGTCGCTCCACGAGTCCCAGCACCTTGCACAGGTCCAACCTGTACACCCGTCGCTCCACGAGTCCCAGCACCTTGCACAGGTCCAACCTGTACACCCGTCGCTCCACGAGTCCCAGCACCTTGCACAGGTCCAACCTGTACACCCGTCGCTCCAAGAGTCCCAGCACCTTGCACAGGTCCATCTTGCACACCCGTCGCCCCACCATCACCGGCACCTTGCACAAGTCCATCCTGCACCGAAGCACCTGTTGTCGCAAAACCCCCAAGGAGAAGAACTACGGCCCCACCAGTCGCTCCGGCTGAGCCAGCTGCACCTTGTCCAACTTGCaaaaccaccaccactaccaccacaACAACTTGCACAACAAACTGCGCCCCAACCACTTGTACAACCCCAGGCTGTGCAACTGCCTGA
- the LOC124337765 gene encoding uncharacterized protein LOC124337765: MDAAAITTLKKKRTTLRQQITRAVTSLTALVNASGSRRGVKALVVHLDDLILRTSVLQSEITAVEEDDDEAERQDATHLTYASKGDEVIAAAQVYLSSREGEAASVLNPLDDQPDQNSPLFPISPSEADQRDQAQKDAAMQREQAHKEKVAAAQKKCDEVRARANALWEEAEAAQEALRQLNLRQPDPDHFSSVSQQLEKRSPAAEEWRTKQRNLNVKQEAPDDWIDLYNAGLLLPVHSQFSSRSAASAELDVYNGKAVEWFGWIDLFRALVHDTPKTPGEKLALLKHYLKGECLDVVYGLGGGETAYKQALVRLKETFGRRDVMRAAHIQAIERLEFKNEPRVFKRFAERVRTHLFDLSRIGAASSADIIEKVCLRLNQQDRLDWNAGRRGRLEFRSLNDFGTWICERASDYLNAYSIAADQANETGGPSSTPRGSFPRRAKTHHSFARATDGGGAGSTKKPFCFKCEKGHWLQDCGDFKALSVGERVNFCMRRRLCFGCFSCRHSARDCQSKRQCKQPDCRFFHHILLHETEKPSTTDARPSTARVIGRQRVALGMMRLHVQSADGNWILANIFADEGSDTTLMRTSFASNLKLQGPSQVLTVDGAGGVINRYQSKRVQFQLRAESGEIFTMEGSTMKMVASPTPITDWNKEKQNWPHLRDLPVGVVGGKVDLLVGTDYLHLLVPRETREGRDYEPIACKTRLGWIVRGVTNRGHQVTSIRSCTIAGQTPLDNLTAEVRRFCDTEAFGTEFTAGCVSADDRRALAMAEEKTRRLPVGYEVPIIWKEGEPDLVNNRPMAANRFQSLLRRFQREPNLERDYEMTMQKTLDQGYASRVQDPADEKYFLAHHGVYKGVKLRIVFDAAASFKGKSLNDAMLSGPALQPALAAVVTCFRRHEIAWASDIESMFSRFRLSAEDSKYFCFLWRDAATSEPAVYKMERLPFGASCSPFVAIRAVRQIMEDAGDEKMAAVVRERMYVDDYLSSATTVTAAVQEASAMKTRLAEADLNLQSWVSNSEEFMRAMACGEKAEQKTHPLGDSGEEKVLGVFWDTHTDTLGFKVAEKSYTELTRMELVSRVAGVFDPLGTASPIIVKAKIRLRELGQKGLKWTDVVEGEDRRWWDQWFETVLQLNDVKMPRCLFPDSANIVSSELHTFCDASEEAYAAVVYVRSVYGDGSVVVRQVKATNKLAPKKTISVPRLELNAALLGARVARAVQEALPAHVKRRRFWTDSSTVRNWIRATAADYQTFVSNRVGEIQTITEEEEWRFVPGLLNPADAATRSTLDGVNFPAVWLTGPEFLMLTEKDWPTDLPWLVVKDESRTSRTLLASVPESPVVWTDVKIAPDDIAALSKMDGRYLELVKSCQTETFEEEIRRIRRGKNLPSSSNILALAPILDSGGILRLGGRAGRAQLPYDQLHPPLLSGKHPFAATVVRAFHEHLKHVGTDFLLAYVRQHYWITNGRELVKRIRRDCVICRRNRAKPGEQLMGNLPKARLDAGALPFTRTAIDLFGPIEVGLYRNRTAKRWGVLFTCLVTRAVFLELVPSLSSTDFLLSLRKFIALYRQPAVIHSDNGTNFVGAERELREAVEALHASGEVPVFMEKAGIDWNFQPPRTPHFGGAHESLVKSTKRALYNALEIEGKSLRHPTEDVLRTLLYEVAGLLNTRPLTYVSSDPEDFRPLTPNDFLNRSPTAFPPAGCFDDASPREHYRYLQRLLNLFWDIWRSGYLQSLAARKKWKVQRPNFTVGDIVLEINKTLGRGQWNIGHIVQVYPGSDGCVRAVDVQLPTGIFRRGITELCLLESSSAGEPASGEDGSAKAHPV; encoded by the coding sequence ATGGACGCTGCAGCTATCACcacgttgaagaaaaagaggacgACGTTACGACAACAGATCACCAGAGCTGTCACCAGCCTCACAGCCTTGGTCAACGCTTCAGGTTCACGGAGAGGCGTGAAGGCGCTGGTGGTACACCTCGATGATCTTATTCTCAGAACCTCCGTCTTGCAGTCAGAAATCACAGCCGTAGAAGAAGACGATGATGAAGCGGAACGACAAGACGCCACGCATCTAACTTACGCTTCCAAGGGGGATGAAGTCATTGCAGCGGCCCAAGTTTATCTGTCCAGTCGCGAAGGAGAAGCCGCATCAGTATTAAACCCACTTGATGACCAGCCCGATCAGAATTCGCCGCTGTTTCCTATATCACCGTCAGAAGCAGACCAGCGCGACCAAGCACAGAAGGATGCAGCCATGCAACGTGAGCAAGCCCATAAGGAAAAAGTCGCAGCGGCTCAAAAGAAGTGTGATGAAGTCAGAGCTCGGGCAAACGCTCTTTGGGAAGAAGCCGAAGCAGCACAAGAGGCTCTCCGTCAGCTGAATCTCCGTCAACCAGATCCGGATCATTTCTCGTCCGTTAGTCAACAGCTAGAGAAACGGTCTCCAGCAGCCGAGGAATGGCGGACCAAGCAACGAAACCTGAACGTCAAACAGGAGGCTCCGGATGATTGGATTGATCTCTACAATGCTGGCCTTCTACTTCCGGTCCATAGCCAATTCTCCTCTCGTTCTGCCGCCTCCGCGGAATTGGACGTTTATAACGGAAAAGCCGTTGAATGGTTTGGTTGGATCGACCTGTTTCGTGCATTAGTGCACGATACTCCGAAGACCCCAGGAGAAAAGCTGGCACTACTAAAACATTACCTTAAGGGCGAATGTCTGGATGTAGTCTACGGGCTCGGTGGCGGAGAGACGGCCTACAAGCAGGCACTGGTGCGTCTGAAAGAGACATTCGGACGAAGAGATGTGATGCGAGCCGCCCACATCCAAGCTATCGAACGACTTGAATTCAAGAATGAACCAAGAGTGTTCAAACGTTTTGCCGAAAGAGTTCGGACCCATCTCTTCGACCTCAGCAGGATTGGAGCCGCATCATCAGCCGACATCATCGAGAAGGTCTGCTTAAGACTCAACCAGCAAGATCGACTCGACTGGAATGCGGGACGACGTGGCCGTTTGGAATTCCGCAGCCTCAACGATTTCGGTACATGGATCTGTGAGCGAGCGTCCGATTACCTCAACGCCTACAGCATAGCCGCGGATCAAGCCAACGAGACAGGAGGGCCATCATCAACGCCAAGAGGATCCTTTCCACGTCGAGCTAAGACTCATCATTCGTTCGCAAGAGCTACAGATGGAGGCGGAGCTGGCTCAACGAAGAAACCTTTTTGCTTCAAATGCGAAAAGGGGCATTGGCTCCAAGATTGCGGAGACTTTAAGGCCCTTTCAGTGGGTGAACGGGTCAATTTCTGCATGCGTCGCCGGCTGTGTTTCGGCTGTTTCAGTTGCAGACATTCAGCAAGAGATTGCCAAAGCAagcgccagtgcaagcaaccGGACTGCAGATTCTTTCATCATATCCTGCTTCATGAAACTGAGAAGCCGTCGACGACGGACGCCCGTCCTTCAACCGCTCGTGTTATTGGTCGACAGAGAGTGGCCCTGGGAATGATGAGGCTGCACGTGCAATCCGCAGATGGTAACTGGATACTCGCCAATATTTTCGCCGACGAAGGCAGTGATACCACCCTGATGAGGACGTCATTTGCGTCAAATTTAAAGCTGCAAGGGCCGTCGCAGGTGTTGACGGTGGATGGTGCCGGCGGAGTCATCAACCGATACCAGTCCAAACGAGTCCAGTTCCAGTTGCGCGCTGAATCAGGCGAAATCTTTACGATGGAAGGTTCAACAATGAAGATGGTCGCCAGCCCCACTCCTATCACGGattggaataaagaaaagcaGAATTGGCCGCACCTCCGCGACCTCCCGGTCGGAGTAGTGGGAGGAAAGGTGGATCTTCTTGTAGGTACAGACTACCTGCATCTTTTGGTACCTCGCGAGACCAGAGAAGGGCGAGATTATGAACCAATCGCCTGCAAAACAAGACTTGGTTGGATCGTGCGAGGAGTTACCAACCGAGGCCATCAAGTTACATCCATTCGTAGCTGCACGATTGCTGGCCAGACCCCCCTGGATAATTTGACAGCGGAAGTTCGTCGTTTCTGCGACACCGAGGCCTTTGGGACCGAATTCACCGCCGGATGTGTATCAGCCGACGACCGCCGAGCTCTAGCGATGGCAGAGGAGAAGACCCGGAGGTTACCCGTCGGATATGAGGTGCCAATTATCTGGAAGGAGGGGGAGCCGGACCTCGTGAATAATCGACCCATGGCCGCCAATCGCTTCCAAAGCCTTCTCAGGAGGTTCCAGCGCGAGCCGAATTTGGAACGAGACTACGAAATGACGATGCAGAAAACTCTGGATCAAGGATATGCATCACGGGTTCAAGATCCAGCGGATGAAAAGTACTTCCTGGCCCACCACGGTGTCTACAAGGGCGTGAAATTACGAATAGTTTTCGACGCCGCCGCCTCTTTTAAGGGGAAATCATTGAACGACGCAATGCTAAGTGGCCCTGCTCTTCAACCTGCGCTGGCCGCCGTCGTCACTTGCTTCCGTCGGCATGAAATCGCTTGGGCGTCTGACATCGAGTCCATGTTTAGCCGTTTCCGGCTTTCAGCAGAAGATTCGAAGTACTTTTGTTTCCTGTGGCGAGATGCAGCAACGTCGGAGCCAGCGGTTTACAAGATGGAGCGACTGCCTTTTGGTGCCAGCTGCTCCCCTTTCGTCGCCATCCGCGCAGTACGTCAAATCATGGAGGATGCCGGAGACGAAAAGATGGCTGCCGTCGTACGTGAACGGATGTATGTAGACGATTATTTAAGTTCAGCAACAACCGTGACAGCCGCCGTGCAAGAGGCCTCCGCTATGAAGACGAGATTGGCCGAAGCGGACCTGAATCTGCAGAGCTGGGTCTCCAATTCCGAAGAATTTATGCGAGCCATGGCATGCGGGGAGAAAGCTGAACAGAAGACACATCCGTTAGGCGACAGCGGCGAAGAGAAGGTGCTGGGAGTATTTTGGGATACACACACTGATACGTTAGGCTTCAAGGTTGCCGAGAAGTCTTACACGGAGTTAACCCGGATGGAGCTGGTTAGCCGAGTTGCTGGAGTGTTCGATCCGTTGGGCACCGCCTCTCCAATCATCGTTAAGGCTAAGATTCGCCTCCGAGAATTAGGCCAAAAGGGCCTAAAGTGGACGGACGTCGTCGAAGGAGAGGACCGAAGATGGTGGGACCAGTGGTTCGAGACCGTCCTCCAGCTGAACGACGTCAAGATGCCGCGCTGTCTCTTCCCAGATTCCGCCAACATCGTCTCATCTGAATTACACACTTTCTGTGACGCTTCCGAAGAGGCTTATGCCGCAGTGGTCTACGTCCGAAGCGTCTATGGTGACGGAAGCGTTGTCGTCCGGCAAGTAAAGGCGACAAACAAGTTGGCGCCAAAGAAGACCATCTCCGTTCCAAGGCTGGAATTGAACGCCGCTCTGCTAGGAGCACGAGTAGCCCGAGCAGTTCAAGAAGCTCTTCCAGCTCATGTGAAACGACGACGGTTCTGGACCGACAGTAGCACGGTCCGAAATTGGATACGAGCCACCGCAGCCGATTATCAAACATTCGTCAGCAACCGCGTCGGAGAAATCCAAACcatcacagaagaagaagaatggaggTTCGTGCCAGGGCTGTTGAATCCGGCGGATGCGGCCACTCGTTCCACCCTAGACGGCGTCAATTTTCCTGCCGTGTGGCTGACAGGGCCGGAATTTCTTATGCTGACCGAAAAGGACTGGCCGACTGATCTTCCGTGGCTTGTGGTGAAAGATGAGTCGAGGACTAGCCGCACCTTGCTTGCTTCCGTGCCGGAATCGCCGGTCGTTTGGACCGACGTGAAGATAGCCCCGGACGACATCGCTGCGCTCAGTAAAATGGACGGCCGATATTTGGAGTTGGTGAAGAGCTGCCAAACCGAAACATTCGAAGAGGAGATCCGCCGCATCCGGAGGGGCAAGAATTTGCCGTCTTCATCGAACATTCTGGCCCTAGCACCAATTTTAGATTCCGGCGGAATTCTTCGACTCGGTGGTCGAGCTGGGCGGGCGCAATTGCCCTACGACCAGTTGCATCCGCCGTTGTTATCCGGAAAGCATCCTTTTGCCGCGACGGTGGTCCGTGCGTTCCATGAACATTTGAAGCACGTTGGAACAGATTTCTTGTTGGCGTACGTCCGTCAACATTATTGGATCACCAACGGCCGTGAGCTGGTGAAAAGAATACGCCGTGACTGTGTCATCTGCCGACGGAATAGGGCCAAACCAGGAGAGCAGCTGATGGGAAATCTGCCGAAAGCTCGACTGGATGCTGGAGCGTTGCCGTTCACTCGGACAGCAATCGATCTGTTCGGGCCTATAGAAGTCGGTCTCTACCGTAACCGCACGGCCAAGCGATGGGGAGTACTCTTCACATGTTTAGTGACGCGAGCTGTTTTTCTTGAGTTGGTGCCTTCTCTATCCAGCACGGATTTTCTGCTATCGTTGAGGAAGTTCATCGCTTTGTACCGCCAGCCGGCGGTTATTCATTCGGATAACGGGACGAATTTCGTTGGTGCGGAACGTGAGCTACGTGAAGCCGTCGAGGCCCTACACGCCTCCGGAGAGGTTCCCGTTTTCATGGAGAAGGCAGGGATTGATTGGAATTTCCAGCCTCCACGTACACCCCACTTTGGCGGCGCTCATGAGTCGTTGGTCAAATCGACTAAACGCGCCCTTTACAACGCACTGGAGATAGAAGGAAAGAGTCTGCGTCACCCAACGGAAGACGTCTTGAGGACTCTTTTATATGAAGTCGCTGGTTTATTGAACACCAGGCCGCTCACATATGTGAGCTCCGATCCCGAGGACTTCCGGCCGCTCACACCGAACGACTTCCTTAACAGATCGCCGACCGCCTTCCCGCCAGCTGGATGTTTCGATGATGCAAGCCCTCGTGAACATTATCGCTATCTACAACGGCTGCTCAACTTATTCTGGGATATCTGGAGGTCAGGGTATCTGCAATCTCTGGCCGCCCGCAAGAAATGGAAGGTGCAGCGGCCAAACTTCACGGTGGGAGATATCGTTCTCGAAATAAATAAGACACTCGGCCGCGGACAGTGGAACATCGGACACATAGTTCAAGTTTATCCTGGGTCAGACGGCTGTGTCCGAGCAGTCGACGTCCAACTACCAACTGGAATCTTCCGGCGAGGAATTACCGAATTATGTCTTCTGGAATCCAGCTCGGCCGGCGAGCCGGCCTCGGGGGAGGATGGATCGGCGAAAGCGCACCCCGTCTGA